The following coding sequences are from one Venturia canescens isolate UGA chromosome 5, ASM1945775v1, whole genome shotgun sequence window:
- the LOC122410918 gene encoding nuclear receptor coactivator 2-like isoform X6, translated as MSISAAENAGPGPGDLQDPLWVKMSAITGNNTKKRKKSDAKPQSQISSNKCLNEKRRRTLENTFIDEIEELITATDMSSGKTDKCQILQRAVDKIRHICEQEGSNSHAVQQGEVSSSNPNILSNDQVGPIVLEALDGFLFVVSAEGRIEYVTDNIKQYINYSKDDVFGKDIYNIIHHGDHQAFVESLPMLLGWTCDPQPQTRKGSFNCRFLVKPDDKDETMEQKQQRVSQYETMQICSALLPINTNRLESGDVSSESSDIGPCVMCVARRISSNEKPVGATIEQFSVKSDISGKIIAVDNNGLSTSYSKYLNEDLVGTTIQDLCHPHDLSKLTAHLKGTTQTGEGTSSMYRLRMCSDKFLNVQTKSRLFKGNGMNESDFVMSAYSIVGDNDLTASEGGQLSNNKMCSGHSSNRCASNSNNNNGNNNNNVGGPLMSIGHVNGQVSGLSGGRSGGVGITSSCTTSSSVSVVGGGGCVGSSGGGNGAGTTNSTISFGSVDNSNNSIGSLIPNNQYNQFTSGMDLGFELFPSSTWDLAGSSNAWPTNDNRPESRDSGCGGQTISRPPSQPNVQTPSPQGTYSSSNTAIIPSHRSPMRPYSPSINVNVATHNFSNSFPFSPLQESQSGMSNTSVPIVNANGANPAGAAVLPGSSGPSSVPGPPNPTGNGLPGTSTSASNSIIPGNNIVGPSTSKRHEDNKNSNNSSTPMNIHGNVSHDVNNPTSHSSQACHETQNSVVPTESGRLRNLLTKRTSVSDDNQDTSNNDNDNQNEHRILKILLNQPDEDDYHSEHSNKLRTSPSNLNKSNVEHPKPSLGNNMLLQLLNEKNDEDEDARAGLKKQHELLQQLLKDPDEERKMQEQRESRDDDPLLRSLGFRAATPSPSQSGDHPHPATSQVGQKRPGEDGNMNMAVKRPMDGSHQVSSSGTGASSTVTSKLWEKNKMLASLLAKQPSQPATIPPIPASVISATPQDKLPRVVDRLKQQQPWSGGSMQPIVSNATTTTATSARTPLQNQTRQLPRQATYLNHMLSQQQRPQMGQMDTEFSGSGDYRPAGMDPNSWDNQSSDPDLSDILDQVIEFVPDEAIAGLASRLTESSAIANLLDAIESPPMNEKMAINAIQKSLMLCETAVNPTSSTITMPGTPPAYSTALGNTSVTTSHNYQPPPMYQQQSRVRFNAQPGIRQNAAQFTQHQQQRAKLLQQQQQQQQQQLKQRLLQQQQQQQLLIPSNATAPDQIASGIHNIDSLLNNTVAPNVSLQRSNVPDSQVSPGYGGSVQMPSGHRLSHSYSHPATLPQHPVVNNNFNSGQQVSAAAARLSPHSPAAMMSFSHPQPLSPRVSQGNYGNSPRMFNVNQTRQQQPAQQQLQQQQRSMPSPGTPASARQSPFPAESFPPPASPTASQFPPVPNPNAANPTAQYRLQRASSTPTATTQLPGNTSSTGSMTSEFVRQELRAVVGARTQQRVPNNLQNNLTGQVTQDDLEALGLPFEMSSAGEAVVSDGPAKSWAIGSAGSAPSSSRTTMEEAVRGDPKSSLLQKLLSE; from the exons ATTCGGCACATATGCGAACAAGAGGGCTCCAATAGTCATGCTGTTCAACAGGGAGAAGTTTCCTCCTCAAATCCGAACATATTGTCCAACGATCAAGTTGGCCCGATTGTGCTCGAG GCGTTAGATGGCTTTCTGTTTGTCGTTAGCGCCGAGGGCCGCATCGAATACGTTACGGATAATATAAAgcagtatataaattattcTAAGGACGATGTTTTCGGAAAGgatatttataatattattcATCATGGGGATCACCAAGCCTTCGTGGAGAGCCTGCCGATGTTATTAG gtTGGACCTGCGATCCCCAGCCACAAACGAGAAAAGGGAGCTTCAATTGTCGCTTTCTCGTCAAGCCCGATGATAAGGACGAGACTATGGAACAGAAGCAACAGCGCGTATCTCAGTACGAAACAATGCAAATATGCTCTGCCCTGTTACCAATAAATACTAATCGTCTTGAAAGCGGTGATGTGTCATCGGAATCGTCGGACATTGGTCCTTGCGTAATGTGCGTTGCACGAAGGATATCCAGCAACGAAAAACCAGTTGGCGCTACCATCGAACAGTTTTCCGTTAAATCGGACATCAGCGGGAAAATAATAGCGGTCGATAATAATGGACTGTCTACTTCTTACTCAAAGTACCTAAACGAG gACCTGGTTGGAACAACAATACAGGACTTGTGTCATCCGCATGATCTCAGTAAATTAACTGCTCATTTGAAGGGCACGACACAGACCGGTGAGGGGACGAGTTCCATGTATCGGTTGCGCATGTGCTCTGACAAGTTCCTTAACGTCCAAACAAAGTCAAGACTTTTCAAAGGAAATGGCATGAACGAATCGGATTTTGTGATGTCCGCCTATTCGATTGTCGG GGACAATGACTTAACGGCTAGCGAGGGTGGTCAGCTTTCCAACAACAAAATGTGCTCGGGACACTCTAGTAACCGTTGTGCGAGCAATAGTAATAACAATAATGgtaacaataacaataacgTGGGTGGGCCGTTGATGTCGATCGGTCATGTAAACGGTCAAGTGAGTGGTTTAAGTGGTGGCCGGAGTGGCGGCGTCGGGATAACGTCCTCGTGCACAACGTCGTCGAGCGTGTCTGTCGTTGGCGGGGGTGGTTGCGTTGGATCATCCGGCGGCGGTAACGGGGCTGGTACGACAAacagtacaatttcgtttgGTAGCGTCGACAATTCGAACAATTCAATTGGTTCGTTGATTCCGAACAATCAGTACAACCAGTTTACGAGTGGCATGGATCTGGGGTTTGAGCTTTTTCCAAGTTCCACGTGGGACTTGGCCGGTAGCAGCAACGCCTGGCCTACCAATGATAATAGGCCAGAATCGAGAGATAGCGGTTGCGGTGGTCAAACGATATCCCGACCACCTTCCCAACCAAACGTACAAACTCCGAGCCCGCAGGGAACGTACTCTTCTTCGAATACGGCCATCATACCGTCTCATCGAAGCCCCATGCGTCCATACAGCCCATCTATCAACGTCAACGTTGCCACTCACAACTTCAGTAATTCGTTCCCATTCAGTCCTCTTCAGGAATCGCAAAGCGGAATGTCCAACACGAGCGTTCCCATCGTCAACGCAAACGGTGCGAATCCCGCTGGCGCCGCCGTTCTTCCTGGATCCAGTGGACCGTCCTCGGTTCCCGGGCCTCCGAATCCCACCGGGAATGGACTACCCGGAACATCGACCTCCGCCAGCAATTCCATCATCCCTGGCAACAACATCGTTGGACCGTCGACCAGCAAAAGGCACGAggacaacaaaaattccaacaaCTCATCCACCCCCATGAACATTCATGGTAACGTCAGCCACGACGTCAATAATCCAACGAGCCATTCGTCCCAAGCCTGCCATGAAACTCAAAACAGTGTTGTGCCCACGGAATCTGGTAGACTGAGAAACTTGCTCACCAAAAGAACAAGTGTCAGTGACGATAATCAGGACACCTCCAACAACGATAATGATAATCAAAACGAACACAGGAtactaaaaattttgttgaatcaaCCGGACGAGGATGATTATCATTCGGAACATAGCAACAAGCTTCGGACCAGCCCGAGCAATCTCAACAAAAGTAACGTCGAGCATCCGAAACCTTCCCTCGGCAACAATATGCTTTTACAG TtattgaatgagaaaaatgacgaggacgaagacgctCGAGCCGGTTTGAAGAAGCAGCACGAACTTCTTCAACAATTACTCAAGGATCCtgacgaggagagaaaaatgcaGGAACAACGAGAG AGTCGAGACGACGATCCTCTACTTCGGAGCCTTGGATTCCGCGCTGCTACGCCATCCCCCTCCCAATCCGGCGATCATCCGCATCCAGCTACTTCGCAAGTCGGTCAAAAAAGGCCCGGTGAAGATGGCAATATGAATATGGCCGTTAAACGACCCATGGATGGATCGCATCAAGTATCCTCTTCCGGAACCGGAGCCTCTAGTACCGTTACTAGCAAATtgtgggagaaaaataaaatgttggcATCGCTGCTGGCCAAACAGCCATCCCAGCCAGCGACTATTCCGCCAATACCCGCGTCTGTGATATCGGCAACTCCACAG gataAGCTGCCTCGCGTTGTCGACCGATTGAAGCAGCAACAGCCATGGTCGGGTGGTAGTATGCAACCGATTGTCAGCAACGCGACAACGACAACCGCGACCTCGGCGCGTACGCCTTTACAAAACCAAACGAGACAACTACCTCGTCAAGCAACCTACCTCAATCACATGCTAAGTCAA CAACAAAGGCCCCAAATGGGACAAATGGATACAGAATTTAGCGGTAGCGGCGATTACCGTCCTGCCGGAATGGACCCAAACTCGTGGGACAATCAGTCGTCAGATCCAGATCTGTCGGACATTTTGGATCAGGTTATAGAATTTGTTCCGGACGAAGCTATCGCGG GTCTAGCGTCTCGTTTGACAGAATCGTCCGCAATAGCGAATCTATTGGATGCTATTGAATCGCCACccatgaacgaaaaaatggctATTAATGCCATACAAAAGTCATTGATGTTATGCGAGACTGCAGTGAATCCAACGTCTTCCACGATCACGATGCCTGGTACACCTCCGGCTTATTCGACAGCG CTGGGTAATACGTCAGTCACAACGAGTCACAACTACCAACCACCACCAATGTATCAACAACAATCGAGGGTCAGATTCAACGCCCAGCCAGGAATACGACAAAATGCTGCACAGTTCACTCAGCATCAGCAACAACGAGCCAAACTTttgcaacaacagcaacaacaacaacagcagcaattAAAACAGAGGCTTttgcagcaacagcagcaacaacaattaCTCATACCATCCAATGCAACAGCCCCAGACCAAATAGCATCGGGTATCCATAATATCGATAGCTTACTTAATAACACCGTGGCACCAAATGTTTCGCTTCAG CGCTCCAATGTACCAGATTCTCAAGTCTCGCCGGGCTACGGGGGATCCGTCCAGATGCCTTCGGGCCACCGCCTTTCACACTCATATTCCCATCCGGCAACGTTACCGCAAca CCCGGTCGTTAATAACAATTTCAACAGCGGTCAACAAGTCTCGGCAGCTGCAGCGCGGCTGTCCCCACATTCTCCCGCTGCTATGATGTCGTTTTCTCATCCTCAACCGCTATCACCTCGAGTTTCACAA GGCAATTACGGAAATAGTCCGCGGATGTTCAACGTGAATCAAACGAGGCAGCAGCAGCCGGCGCAACAGCAGCTTCAACAGCAGCAAAGATCGATGCCGTCGCCAGGTACACCGGCATCGGCACGCCAATCCCCATTTCCGGCTGAATCTTTCCCCCCACCGGCATCGCCAACGGCTAGCCAATTCCCGCCTGTTCCTAATCCAAATGCCGCCAATCCCACAGCTCAGTATCGTCTTCAGCGAGCCTCTTCGACACCTACCGCAACGACCCAGTTACCAG GTAATACGAGCAGCACGGGCAGCATGACTTCCGAATTCGTTAGGCAAGAATTGAGGGCTGTTGTTGGAGCGCGAACGCAACAGAGGGTGCCGAATAATTTGCAAAATAATCTCACCGGTCAAGTTACTCAGGACGATCTTGAAGCTCTTGGTTTGCCGTTTGAGATGTCTTCGGCAG GTGAGGCTGTGGTTAGCGATGGCCCTGCCAAGAGTTGGGCCATTGGGAGTGCCGGAAGTGCCCCCTCCTCCTCCAGG ACTACTATGGAGGAGGCGGTACGAGGTGATCCAAAGTCATCCCTTCTGCAGAAGTTACTGTCCGAGTGA
- the LOC122410918 gene encoding nuclear receptor coactivator 2-like isoform X13 codes for MSISAAENAGPGPGDLQDPLWVKMSAITGNNTKKRKKSDAKPQSQINKCLNEKRRRTLENTFIDEIEELITATDMSSGKTDKCQILQRAVDKIRHICEQEGSNSHAVQQGEVSSSNPNILSNDQVGPIVLEALDGFLFVVSAEGRIEYVTDNIKQYINYSKDDVFGKDIYNIIHHGDHQAFVESLPMLLGWTCDPQPQTRKGSFNCRFLVKPDDKDETMEQKQQRVSQYETMQICSALLPINTNRLESGDVSSESSDIGPCVMCVARRISSNEKPVGATIEQFSVKSDISGKIIAVDNNGLSTSYSKYLNEDLVGTTIQDLCHPHDLSKLTAHLKGTTQTGEGTSSMYRLRMCSDKFLNVQTKSRLFKGNGMNESDFVMSAYSIVGDNDLTASEGGQLSNNKMCSGHSSNRCASNSNNNNGNNNNNVGGPLMSIGHVNGQVSGLSGGRSGGVGITSSCTTSSSVSVVGGGGCVGSSGGGNGAGTTNSTISFGSVDNSNNSIGSLIPNNQYNQFTSGMDLGFELFPSSTWDLAGSSNAWPTNDNRPESRDSGCGGQTISRPPSQPNVQTPSPQGTYSSSNTAIIPSHRSPMRPYSPSINVNVATHNFSNSFPFSPLQESQSGMSNTSVPIVNANGANPAGAAVLPGSSGPSSVPGPPNPTGNGLPGTSTSASNSIIPGNNIVGPSTSKRHEDNKNSNNSSTPMNIHGNVSHDVNNPTSHSSQACHETQNSVVPTESGRLRNLLTKRTSVSDDNQDTSNNDNDNQNEHRILKILLNQPDEDDYHSEHSNKLRTSPSNLNKSNVEHPKPSLGNNMLLQLLNEKNDEDEDARAGLKKQHELLQQLLKDPDEERKMQEQRESRDDDPLLRSLGFRAATPSPSQSGDHPHPATSQVGQKRPGEDGNMNMAVKRPMDGSHQVSSSGTGASSTVTSKLWEKNKMLASLLAKQPSQPATIPPIPASVISATPQDKLPRVVDRLKQQQPWSGGSMQPIVSNATTTTATSARTPLQNQTRQLPRQATYLNHMLSQQQRPQMGQMDTEFSGSGDYRPAGMDPNSWDNQSSDPDLSDILDQVIEFVPDEAIAGLASRLTESSAIANLLDAIESPPMNEKMAINAIQKSLMLCETAVNPTSSTITMPGTPPAYSTALGNTSVTTSHNYQPPPMYQQQSRVRFNAQPGIRQNAAQFTQHQQQRAKLLQQQQQQQQQQLKQRLLQQQQQQQLLIPSNATAPDQIASGIHNIDSLLNNTVAPNVSLQRSNVPDSQVSPGYGGSVQMPSGHRLSHSYSHPATLPQHPVVNNNFNSGQQVSAAAARLSPHSPAAMMSFSHPQPLSPRVSQGNYGNSPRMFNVNQTRQQQPAQQQLQQQQRSMPSPGTPASARQSPFPAESFPPPASPTASQFPPVPNPNAANPTAQYRLQRASSTPTATTQLPGNTSSTGSMTSEFVRQELRAVVGARTQQRVPNNLQNNLTGQVTQDDLEALGLPFEMSSAGEAVVSDGPAKSWAIGSAGSAPSSSRTTMEEAVRGDPKSSLLQKLLSE; via the exons ATTCGGCACATATGCGAACAAGAGGGCTCCAATAGTCATGCTGTTCAACAGGGAGAAGTTTCCTCCTCAAATCCGAACATATTGTCCAACGATCAAGTTGGCCCGATTGTGCTCGAG GCGTTAGATGGCTTTCTGTTTGTCGTTAGCGCCGAGGGCCGCATCGAATACGTTACGGATAATATAAAgcagtatataaattattcTAAGGACGATGTTTTCGGAAAGgatatttataatattattcATCATGGGGATCACCAAGCCTTCGTGGAGAGCCTGCCGATGTTATTAG gtTGGACCTGCGATCCCCAGCCACAAACGAGAAAAGGGAGCTTCAATTGTCGCTTTCTCGTCAAGCCCGATGATAAGGACGAGACTATGGAACAGAAGCAACAGCGCGTATCTCAGTACGAAACAATGCAAATATGCTCTGCCCTGTTACCAATAAATACTAATCGTCTTGAAAGCGGTGATGTGTCATCGGAATCGTCGGACATTGGTCCTTGCGTAATGTGCGTTGCACGAAGGATATCCAGCAACGAAAAACCAGTTGGCGCTACCATCGAACAGTTTTCCGTTAAATCGGACATCAGCGGGAAAATAATAGCGGTCGATAATAATGGACTGTCTACTTCTTACTCAAAGTACCTAAACGAG gACCTGGTTGGAACAACAATACAGGACTTGTGTCATCCGCATGATCTCAGTAAATTAACTGCTCATTTGAAGGGCACGACACAGACCGGTGAGGGGACGAGTTCCATGTATCGGTTGCGCATGTGCTCTGACAAGTTCCTTAACGTCCAAACAAAGTCAAGACTTTTCAAAGGAAATGGCATGAACGAATCGGATTTTGTGATGTCCGCCTATTCGATTGTCGG GGACAATGACTTAACGGCTAGCGAGGGTGGTCAGCTTTCCAACAACAAAATGTGCTCGGGACACTCTAGTAACCGTTGTGCGAGCAATAGTAATAACAATAATGgtaacaataacaataacgTGGGTGGGCCGTTGATGTCGATCGGTCATGTAAACGGTCAAGTGAGTGGTTTAAGTGGTGGCCGGAGTGGCGGCGTCGGGATAACGTCCTCGTGCACAACGTCGTCGAGCGTGTCTGTCGTTGGCGGGGGTGGTTGCGTTGGATCATCCGGCGGCGGTAACGGGGCTGGTACGACAAacagtacaatttcgtttgGTAGCGTCGACAATTCGAACAATTCAATTGGTTCGTTGATTCCGAACAATCAGTACAACCAGTTTACGAGTGGCATGGATCTGGGGTTTGAGCTTTTTCCAAGTTCCACGTGGGACTTGGCCGGTAGCAGCAACGCCTGGCCTACCAATGATAATAGGCCAGAATCGAGAGATAGCGGTTGCGGTGGTCAAACGATATCCCGACCACCTTCCCAACCAAACGTACAAACTCCGAGCCCGCAGGGAACGTACTCTTCTTCGAATACGGCCATCATACCGTCTCATCGAAGCCCCATGCGTCCATACAGCCCATCTATCAACGTCAACGTTGCCACTCACAACTTCAGTAATTCGTTCCCATTCAGTCCTCTTCAGGAATCGCAAAGCGGAATGTCCAACACGAGCGTTCCCATCGTCAACGCAAACGGTGCGAATCCCGCTGGCGCCGCCGTTCTTCCTGGATCCAGTGGACCGTCCTCGGTTCCCGGGCCTCCGAATCCCACCGGGAATGGACTACCCGGAACATCGACCTCCGCCAGCAATTCCATCATCCCTGGCAACAACATCGTTGGACCGTCGACCAGCAAAAGGCACGAggacaacaaaaattccaacaaCTCATCCACCCCCATGAACATTCATGGTAACGTCAGCCACGACGTCAATAATCCAACGAGCCATTCGTCCCAAGCCTGCCATGAAACTCAAAACAGTGTTGTGCCCACGGAATCTGGTAGACTGAGAAACTTGCTCACCAAAAGAACAAGTGTCAGTGACGATAATCAGGACACCTCCAACAACGATAATGATAATCAAAACGAACACAGGAtactaaaaattttgttgaatcaaCCGGACGAGGATGATTATCATTCGGAACATAGCAACAAGCTTCGGACCAGCCCGAGCAATCTCAACAAAAGTAACGTCGAGCATCCGAAACCTTCCCTCGGCAACAATATGCTTTTACAG TtattgaatgagaaaaatgacgaggacgaagacgctCGAGCCGGTTTGAAGAAGCAGCACGAACTTCTTCAACAATTACTCAAGGATCCtgacgaggagagaaaaatgcaGGAACAACGAGAG AGTCGAGACGACGATCCTCTACTTCGGAGCCTTGGATTCCGCGCTGCTACGCCATCCCCCTCCCAATCCGGCGATCATCCGCATCCAGCTACTTCGCAAGTCGGTCAAAAAAGGCCCGGTGAAGATGGCAATATGAATATGGCCGTTAAACGACCCATGGATGGATCGCATCAAGTATCCTCTTCCGGAACCGGAGCCTCTAGTACCGTTACTAGCAAATtgtgggagaaaaataaaatgttggcATCGCTGCTGGCCAAACAGCCATCCCAGCCAGCGACTATTCCGCCAATACCCGCGTCTGTGATATCGGCAACTCCACAG gataAGCTGCCTCGCGTTGTCGACCGATTGAAGCAGCAACAGCCATGGTCGGGTGGTAGTATGCAACCGATTGTCAGCAACGCGACAACGACAACCGCGACCTCGGCGCGTACGCCTTTACAAAACCAAACGAGACAACTACCTCGTCAAGCAACCTACCTCAATCACATGCTAAGTCAA CAACAAAGGCCCCAAATGGGACAAATGGATACAGAATTTAGCGGTAGCGGCGATTACCGTCCTGCCGGAATGGACCCAAACTCGTGGGACAATCAGTCGTCAGATCCAGATCTGTCGGACATTTTGGATCAGGTTATAGAATTTGTTCCGGACGAAGCTATCGCGG GTCTAGCGTCTCGTTTGACAGAATCGTCCGCAATAGCGAATCTATTGGATGCTATTGAATCGCCACccatgaacgaaaaaatggctATTAATGCCATACAAAAGTCATTGATGTTATGCGAGACTGCAGTGAATCCAACGTCTTCCACGATCACGATGCCTGGTACACCTCCGGCTTATTCGACAGCG CTGGGTAATACGTCAGTCACAACGAGTCACAACTACCAACCACCACCAATGTATCAACAACAATCGAGGGTCAGATTCAACGCCCAGCCAGGAATACGACAAAATGCTGCACAGTTCACTCAGCATCAGCAACAACGAGCCAAACTTttgcaacaacagcaacaacaacaacagcagcaattAAAACAGAGGCTTttgcagcaacagcagcaacaacaattaCTCATACCATCCAATGCAACAGCCCCAGACCAAATAGCATCGGGTATCCATAATATCGATAGCTTACTTAATAACACCGTGGCACCAAATGTTTCGCTTCAG CGCTCCAATGTACCAGATTCTCAAGTCTCGCCGGGCTACGGGGGATCCGTCCAGATGCCTTCGGGCCACCGCCTTTCACACTCATATTCCCATCCGGCAACGTTACCGCAAca CCCGGTCGTTAATAACAATTTCAACAGCGGTCAACAAGTCTCGGCAGCTGCAGCGCGGCTGTCCCCACATTCTCCCGCTGCTATGATGTCGTTTTCTCATCCTCAACCGCTATCACCTCGAGTTTCACAA GGCAATTACGGAAATAGTCCGCGGATGTTCAACGTGAATCAAACGAGGCAGCAGCAGCCGGCGCAACAGCAGCTTCAACAGCAGCAAAGATCGATGCCGTCGCCAGGTACACCGGCATCGGCACGCCAATCCCCATTTCCGGCTGAATCTTTCCCCCCACCGGCATCGCCAACGGCTAGCCAATTCCCGCCTGTTCCTAATCCAAATGCCGCCAATCCCACAGCTCAGTATCGTCTTCAGCGAGCCTCTTCGACACCTACCGCAACGACCCAGTTACCAG GTAATACGAGCAGCACGGGCAGCATGACTTCCGAATTCGTTAGGCAAGAATTGAGGGCTGTTGTTGGAGCGCGAACGCAACAGAGGGTGCCGAATAATTTGCAAAATAATCTCACCGGTCAAGTTACTCAGGACGATCTTGAAGCTCTTGGTTTGCCGTTTGAGATGTCTTCGGCAG GTGAGGCTGTGGTTAGCGATGGCCCTGCCAAGAGTTGGGCCATTGGGAGTGCCGGAAGTGCCCCCTCCTCCTCCAGG ACTACTATGGAGGAGGCGGTACGAGGTGATCCAAAGTCATCCCTTCTGCAGAAGTTACTGTCCGAGTGA